In Apium graveolens cultivar Ventura chromosome 10, ASM990537v1, whole genome shotgun sequence, the following are encoded in one genomic region:
- the LOC141692853 gene encoding small ribosomal subunit protein eS1-like gives MAVGKNKRISKGKKGGKKKATDPYTKKDWYDIKAPNVFEHKNVGKTLVSRTQGTKIASEGLKHRVFEVSLADLQKDEDQAYRKIRLRAEDVQGKNVLTNFWGMDFTTDKLRSLVRKWQTLIEAHVDVKTTDSFTLRMFCIGFTKKRANQQKRTCYAQSSQIRQIRRKMVEIMRNQASSCDLKELVAKFIPESIGREIEKATQSIFPLQNVFIRKVKILKAPKFDIGKLMEVHGDYSEDVGVKLERPAEETMVEGDTEVVGA, from the exons ATGGCTGTCGG GAAGAACAAGAGGATCTCCAAGGGAAAGAAGGGAGGAAAGAAGAAGGC GACTGACCCATATACCAAGAAGGATTGGTATGATATTAAGGCTCCTAATGTTTTTGAACACAAGAATGTTGGTAAAACTCTTGTTAGCAGAACCCAGGGTACAAAG ATTGCTTCGGAAGGACTCAAACATAGAGTGTTTGAGGTTAGTCTTGCTGACCTTCAGAAAGACGAGGACCAGGCTTACAGGAAGATTCGCCTGAGAGCAGAGGATGTGCAAGGAAAGAATGTCCTTACAAACTTCTGG GGAATGGACTTCACCACTGATAAGTTGAGGTCTTTGGTACGTAAGTGGCAGACACTGATTGAAGCTCATGTAGATGTGAAGACAACTGACAGTTTCACCCTGCGCATGTTTTGCATTGGATTTACTAAGAAACGTGCCAATCAGCAGAAGAGAACCTGCTATGCACAGTCCAGCCAGATCCGTCAG ATTCGCCGCAAGATGGTTGAAATCATGAGGAATCAGGCGAGCTCTTGTGATCTTAAGGAATTGGTGGCTAAGTTCATCCCAGAGTCTATTGGCAGAGAGATTGAGAAGGCAACTCAAAGCATTTTCCCTCTGCAAAATGTCTTTATTCGCAAAGTAAAGATCTTAAAAGCACCTAAATTTGACATTGGCAAATTGATGGAG GTTCATGGTGACTACTCTGAGGATGTTGGTGTGAAGCTCGAGAGACCAGCTGAGGAAACAATGGTAGAGGGAGACACAGAAGTTGTTGGAGCATAA